In Alistipes ihumii AP11, a genomic segment contains:
- a CDS encoding valine--tRNA ligase produces MKIDDKYAPQQIEPKWYDYWMRHDMFHSEPDEREPYTVVIPPPNVTGMLHMGHMLNETIQDVLVRRARMQGKNACWVPGTDHASIATEAKVVQKLKAEGIDKSSLTREEFLRHAWEWKEKHGGIILSQLRKLGASCDWARTKFTMDPEMSRSVIKVFVDLYNKGKIYRGVRMVNWDPAAQTALSDEEVVYRESQGKLYYLRYRLEGTDRYLIVATTRPETILGDTALCVNPDDERYKDLPQDARVVVPLVGRSIPVIRDSYVDIEFGTGALKVTPAHDVNDYMLGEKYNLETIDIFNDDGTLNEHGGRYAGMDRFAVREQIERDLASAGLLEKVEAYTNNVGYSERTSVAIEPKLSMQWFLKMDELSKPALQAVMDDTVRLVPSKFKNVYRHWMENVRDWCISRQLWWGQQIPAYYLPTGGYVVAETPEQALELARAKSGNPDLSLHELRQDPDVLDTWFSSWLWPISVFDGINRPDNEEIKYYYPTNDLVTAPDILFFWVARMIIAGYEYRGERPFRNVYLTGIVRDKLRRKMSKSLGNSPDPLDLIAQYGADGVRMAMLLCSAAGNDLLFDDSLCEQGRNFGNKIWNAYRLVSGWPVDESLAQSECNAAAVRWFDSMLEKTLRQVEEHFAEYRISEALMLIYKLFWDEFSGWYLEMVKPAYGQPIDRPTLDATIGFFDKLMRMLHPFMPFVTEEIWQDIAPRRDGESVSLAPMPEPAPCDETLLEQVELLKETVTAVRNVRKQRNLPAKEPLELRVIADENYHPELGALLRKTANLTDVETVAEKPADAASFIVKTTQYFVPLDGKIDVEEELKKLQHDLAYYEGFLASVRKKLGNERFVQNAPAQVVENERAKQNDAEAKIKALKERIATLGR; encoded by the coding sequence ATGAAAATCGACGACAAATACGCTCCGCAGCAGATCGAGCCGAAATGGTACGACTACTGGATGCGGCACGACATGTTCCACTCGGAGCCCGACGAGCGGGAGCCCTATACGGTGGTCATCCCGCCGCCGAACGTGACCGGCATGCTGCACATGGGGCACATGCTCAACGAGACGATTCAGGACGTGCTCGTGCGCCGCGCCCGGATGCAGGGCAAGAACGCCTGCTGGGTGCCGGGAACCGACCATGCGTCGATCGCCACGGAGGCCAAGGTCGTCCAAAAGCTCAAGGCCGAGGGCATCGACAAGAGCTCGCTCACGCGCGAAGAGTTCCTCCGCCATGCGTGGGAGTGGAAGGAAAAGCACGGAGGCATCATCCTGAGCCAGTTGCGTAAACTCGGGGCCTCGTGCGACTGGGCCCGCACGAAGTTCACGATGGACCCGGAGATGAGCCGCAGCGTGATCAAAGTGTTCGTCGACCTCTATAACAAGGGAAAGATATACCGCGGCGTCCGGATGGTCAACTGGGACCCGGCCGCGCAGACGGCGCTGTCGGACGAAGAAGTGGTCTACCGCGAGTCTCAGGGCAAGCTCTACTACCTGCGCTACCGACTCGAGGGGACGGACCGCTATCTGATCGTCGCGACGACACGCCCCGAAACCATTCTGGGAGACACGGCGCTATGCGTCAACCCCGACGACGAGCGGTACAAAGACCTGCCGCAGGACGCCCGCGTCGTCGTGCCGCTGGTCGGCCGCTCGATTCCGGTCATCCGCGACAGCTACGTCGACATCGAGTTCGGAACCGGCGCGCTGAAGGTAACCCCGGCCCACGACGTGAACGACTACATGCTGGGCGAGAAGTACAACCTCGAGACGATCGACATCTTCAACGACGACGGCACGCTGAACGAGCACGGCGGCCGCTACGCGGGCATGGACCGTTTCGCCGTGCGCGAGCAGATCGAGCGCGATCTGGCCTCGGCCGGCCTGCTCGAGAAGGTCGAGGCCTATACGAACAACGTGGGCTACTCCGAGCGGACCAGCGTCGCCATCGAGCCGAAGCTGTCGATGCAGTGGTTCCTGAAGATGGACGAGCTGTCCAAACCCGCATTGCAGGCCGTTATGGACGACACGGTGCGTCTGGTTCCCTCGAAGTTCAAGAACGTCTACCGGCACTGGATGGAGAACGTGCGCGACTGGTGCATCTCGCGCCAGCTGTGGTGGGGTCAGCAGATTCCGGCCTACTATCTCCCGACGGGAGGCTACGTCGTGGCCGAAACGCCCGAGCAGGCGCTGGAGCTGGCCCGCGCGAAAAGCGGCAACCCGGACCTGAGCCTGCACGAGCTGCGGCAGGATCCGGACGTGCTCGACACGTGGTTCTCGTCGTGGCTGTGGCCGATCTCGGTATTCGACGGCATCAACCGCCCCGATAACGAGGAAATCAAGTACTACTATCCGACCAACGACCTGGTCACGGCTCCCGACATCCTGTTCTTCTGGGTGGCGCGGATGATCATCGCCGGGTACGAATACCGGGGCGAACGCCCGTTCCGCAACGTCTACCTGACGGGAATCGTCCGCGACAAGCTGCGCCGCAAGATGAGCAAATCGCTCGGCAACTCGCCCGACCCGCTCGACCTGATCGCGCAGTACGGGGCCGACGGCGTACGCATGGCCATGTTGCTGTGCTCGGCCGCAGGCAACGACCTGCTGTTCGACGATTCGCTCTGCGAGCAGGGCCGCAACTTCGGCAACAAAATATGGAACGCTTACCGTTTGGTAAGCGGCTGGCCGGTCGACGAAAGCCTCGCGCAGAGCGAATGCAACGCCGCGGCAGTCCGCTGGTTCGACTCGATGCTCGAGAAGACGCTGCGTCAGGTCGAGGAGCATTTCGCCGAATACCGCATTTCCGAAGCGCTGATGCTGATATACAAGCTGTTCTGGGACGAATTTTCGGGCTGGTATCTCGAGATGGTCAAGCCGGCCTACGGACAGCCTATCGACCGGCCGACGCTCGACGCCACGATCGGATTTTTCGACAAACTGATGCGGATGCTGCATCCGTTCATGCCTTTCGTCACGGAAGAAATCTGGCAGGACATCGCGCCGCGGCGCGACGGCGAGAGCGTCTCGCTCGCACCGATGCCCGAACCCGCCCCCTGCGACGAAACGCTGCTCGAACAGGTCGAACTGCTCAAGGAGACCGTCACGGCCGTGCGCAACGTTCGCAAGCAGCGCAACCTGCCCGCCAAGGAGCCGCTGGAACTCCGAGTGATTGCCGACGAGAACTATCATCCGGAACTCGGCGCGCTGCTGCGCAAGACGGCAAACCTGACGGACGTCGAGACCGTCGCGGAAAAGCCGGCCGACGCCGCCTCGTTCATCGTCAAGACGACGCAGTATTTCGTACCGCTGGACGGAAAGATCGATGTTGAGGAAGAGCTCAAAAAGCTGCAGCACGACCTCGCCTACTACGAAGGTTTTCTGGCTTCCGTACGGAAAAAGCTCGGCAACGAGCGCTTCGTGCAGAATGCCCCGGCACAAGTGGTAGAGAACGAGCGAGCCAAACAGAACGACGCCGAGGCCAAGATCAAAGCGCTGAAAGAGCGTATCGCAACGCTCGGGCGATAA
- a CDS encoding DUF3108 domain-containing protein, translated as MTRSILTVLSAMAVCSSAAQIGGTVPVEHAFAHGEELEYAVSYKVSFVNTDVAGVTFRTTLGDYGGRRAYTVDAHGVVYPFYKWFFDLNDQYVSTLDSATLRPLELRSEIREGKYRYSTRFVYDWDSRVVNNTFRNHKNPDSNHKRLDLSDGSYDALASFFNLRCADLTGIERSGSSLMNLVLEDTIRPIRYRFLGREVKNIRGTGKFRTLKFRCELATSTGESFEDGSEFTIWISDDRNRIPLYVESPIRVGSIRARLISWKNLKYPLDSKIK; from the coding sequence ATGACACGATCGATTCTTACGGTGCTATCGGCGATGGCGGTTTGTTCCTCGGCGGCACAGATTGGCGGCACGGTTCCCGTGGAACACGCTTTCGCGCATGGCGAGGAGCTCGAGTATGCCGTAAGCTACAAAGTGAGCTTCGTCAATACCGACGTGGCCGGCGTGACGTTCCGAACGACGCTGGGCGACTACGGCGGCCGCCGGGCCTATACGGTCGATGCGCACGGCGTGGTGTATCCGTTTTACAAGTGGTTCTTCGATCTGAACGACCAGTATGTCAGCACGCTCGATTCCGCCACGCTGCGGCCGCTGGAGCTGCGCAGCGAAATCCGCGAAGGCAAGTACCGCTATTCGACGCGCTTCGTCTACGACTGGGACAGCCGCGTGGTCAATAACACGTTCCGCAACCACAAGAATCCGGACAGCAATCACAAGAGGCTCGATCTGTCGGACGGCAGCTACGACGCGCTGGCCTCGTTTTTCAATCTGCGTTGCGCTGACCTGACCGGTATCGAGCGCTCCGGATCGTCGCTGATGAATCTGGTGCTGGAGGATACGATCCGCCCGATCCGTTACCGCTTTCTCGGCCGGGAGGTCAAGAACATACGCGGAACGGGCAAGTTCCGCACGCTGAAGTTCCGTTGCGAGCTGGCTACCTCTACCGGCGAATCGTTCGAGGACGGCAGCGAGTTCACGATATGGATATCGGACGACCGGAACCGGATTCCGCTCTACGTCGAGTCGCCGATCCGCGTCGGGTCGATCCGCGCGCGACTGATAAGCTGGAAAAACCTGAAGTATCCGCTGGATAGCAAAATCAAATAA
- a CDS encoding PLD nuclease N-terminal domain-containing protein — MLPATDSTAFLIGQTIGFLFVFFLLVIFPMLAILRMARHVGISGSDRVLWVVVIYCMPLFGPVTYFIWELTKGRKLRRTVPEAVRPNSGTPVAPERKANRIPAGPGLRTGRPRPGIPESITACGTGSGRFSRTYPKGKGPARYGLPPRR; from the coding sequence ATGCTGCCTGCCACCGACTCGACCGCCTTTCTGATCGGACAAACGATCGGTTTCCTGTTCGTTTTCTTCCTGCTGGTGATTTTCCCCATGCTGGCGATTCTGCGCATGGCCCGCCATGTCGGAATCAGCGGGTCCGACCGGGTCCTCTGGGTCGTCGTCATCTATTGTATGCCCCTGTTCGGTCCCGTCACCTATTTCATATGGGAGCTGACCAAAGGGCGGAAACTACGCCGCACGGTTCCGGAAGCGGTCAGGCCGAACTCGGGGACGCCGGTCGCCCCGGAAAGAAAAGCGAACCGTATCCCGGCCGGTCCCGGTCTCCGAACCGGCCGGCCGCGCCCGGGCATTCCGGAATCGATTACCGCCTGCGGAACCGGCTCCGGCCGCTTCTCAAGAACCTACCCGAAAGGGAAAGGACCGGCCCGGTACGGCCTGCCGCCACGCCGTTAG